One Elusimicrobiaceae bacterium genomic window carries:
- a CDS encoding UMP kinase, with translation MPQKKTKRILLKLSGEALSKDGHRGVSATSLKAIAEEIAHMHKDTHCQLAIVIGGGNIWRGVRDGGGVIDRVNSDSMGMLATVINAIALQSALEEAGAPTRVQTSVNIYQMAEPFVRRRALRHLEKGRIVIFAGGTGNPYFTTDSAAALRASEIGAHVLLKATQVDGVYDSDPKKNPKAKRIKKISYKEAIEKRLQFMDTAALAICMENQVPVQVFNLHKKGNIKRAVCGEDIGTLIY, from the coding sequence ATGCCTCAAAAGAAAACAAAAAGAATTTTATTAAAACTTTCCGGAGAAGCGTTAAGTAAAGACGGACACCGCGGTGTCAGCGCCACTTCCCTTAAAGCCATTGCAGAAGAAATTGCCCACATGCACAAAGATACCCATTGCCAACTGGCCATTGTAATCGGCGGTGGCAACATTTGGCGCGGTGTGCGCGACGGTGGTGGCGTTATTGACCGCGTTAATTCAGACAGTATGGGTATGCTCGCTACTGTAATTAATGCCATTGCCCTGCAATCTGCCTTGGAAGAAGCCGGCGCCCCTACCCGGGTGCAAACCTCTGTCAACATTTATCAAATGGCCGAGCCGTTTGTGCGTCGCCGCGCGTTGCGCCATTTAGAAAAAGGACGTATTGTCATTTTTGCAGGTGGTACGGGCAACCCGTATTTTACCACCGATAGCGCCGCGGCGTTGCGCGCTTCTGAAATTGGGGCGCACGTCTTGTTAAAGGCCACGCAAGTGGACGGCGTGTATGACAGCGACCCCAAGAAAAATCCCAAAGCCAAACGCATTAAAAAGATTTCTTATAAAGAAGCCATTGAAAAGCGGTTGCAATTTATGGATACTGCCGCGTTGGCTATTTGTATGGAAAACCAAGTACCCGTACAAGTATTTAACCTGCACAAAAAAGGCAATATCAAACGTGCGGTCTGCGGAGAAGATATCGGCACGTTGATTTATTAA
- a CDS encoding CCA tRNA nucleotidyltransferase: protein MIPRKHKELLQTIGTYADKLGLKAWVVGGAVRDFYLKKDTKDLDLTFEGSPESVAGFCIRTWGGEKRKFSQFNTYRVTLSSGMKLDLVQARKETYARPGALPEVTPSNIKDDLFRRDFTANAWALSISPKNFGASYDPFGAQKAIDGGFLKILHERSFSDDPTRLYRIVRFAGRFGWSIERKTAQLLQDAVRQEYPFILSRERVRQELVKILSEKNVCDIFALLQKYDLTPFLYPGIKWGDEIAKGKTVEAKLGILACLLASSGPEFLMSLHLPKELTHELLGAWSVFDSQKSPAAVLTSMQEEIVRAMCPGLKRTALEPCFIKGRDLRDLGMSGRKISATMERFSKLQWAGRISSREQALSFLE, encoded by the coding sequence ATGATACCGAGAAAACATAAAGAATTATTGCAAACTATCGGCACGTATGCCGACAAATTAGGTCTAAAAGCATGGGTAGTGGGAGGAGCTGTCCGTGACTTTTATCTCAAAAAAGATACCAAAGATTTGGATCTGACTTTTGAAGGATCACCGGAGTCTGTTGCAGGATTTTGTATTCGAACGTGGGGGGGAGAAAAACGAAAATTTTCCCAATTTAATACTTATCGGGTCACCCTTTCCAGCGGTATGAAGCTAGATTTGGTGCAGGCCCGTAAGGAAACTTATGCTCGGCCCGGAGCCTTGCCGGAAGTGACTCCGTCTAATATCAAGGACGATTTGTTCCGACGAGATTTTACGGCGAATGCTTGGGCACTCAGCATTTCTCCTAAAAATTTTGGGGCGTCCTATGACCCATTCGGTGCACAAAAAGCCATCGACGGTGGATTCTTGAAAATCTTGCACGAGCGGAGTTTTTCGGATGATCCAACTCGTTTGTATCGTATTGTCCGTTTTGCGGGACGTTTTGGATGGAGTATCGAACGTAAAACGGCGCAACTTTTGCAAGATGCCGTGCGGCAAGAGTATCCGTTTATTTTATCACGGGAAAGAGTCAGGCAGGAATTGGTAAAAATTCTGTCGGAAAAAAATGTATGCGATATTTTTGCTTTATTGCAAAAGTATGATTTGACGCCTTTCTTATATCCCGGAATTAAATGGGGCGACGAAATTGCCAAGGGCAAAACGGTAGAAGCAAAACTGGGCATTTTGGCTTGTTTACTCGCCTCCAGCGGTCCGGAATTTTTGATGAGTTTACACCTGCCGAAAGAATTGACCCATGAATTGTTGGGAGCGTGGTCGGTTTTCGACAGTCAAAAATCTCCGGCAGCGGTCCTGACCTCTATGCAAGAAGAAATCGTGCGGGCGATGTGTCCGGGCTTAAAACGGACGGCTTTGGAACCCTGTTTTATCAAAGGCCGTGACCTTCGGGACCTGGGAATGAGCGGCCGCAAAATATCGGCCACGATGGAACGCTTTAGCAAGCTGCAATGGGCGGGCCGTATTTCCAGCCGTGAACAAGCATTGAGCTTTTTAGAATAG
- the fabG gene encoding 3-oxoacyl-[acyl-carrier-protein] reductase, giving the protein MADFAGQKVVITGATRGIGYALAEAFAKAGTDVAVCGTHEDAVQQTVEKLRAFGTKVFGLRTDISSEADCENFVQGAVKELGGLDVLVNNAGITKDGLTVRMSEADWANVINVNLTGTFLMCKAALKVMFKKRSGSIVNISSVIGQMGNAGQANYAASKAGIIGLTKSLAREFGSRGVRVNAVAPGFVRTAMTDALSEEMKEKALEAVVLKRFAEPQDIAKAVMFLASQDAAYITGQVLAVNGGLYI; this is encoded by the coding sequence ATGGCTGATTTTGCCGGACAAAAAGTAGTGATTACAGGGGCGACGCGCGGGATTGGTTATGCGTTGGCGGAAGCATTTGCAAAGGCCGGAACAGACGTGGCCGTGTGCGGTACCCATGAAGATGCCGTACAACAGACCGTAGAAAAATTACGGGCGTTTGGTACCAAAGTTTTTGGCTTACGTACGGATATTTCCAGCGAAGCCGATTGCGAAAATTTTGTCCAAGGTGCCGTTAAAGAATTGGGTGGTTTAGATGTGTTAGTCAATAATGCCGGTATTACCAAGGACGGTTTGACGGTGCGTATGAGCGAGGCCGATTGGGCCAACGTGATCAATGTCAATTTGACAGGAACATTTTTGATGTGTAAAGCCGCGTTAAAAGTGATGTTTAAGAAACGCAGCGGCAGTATTGTAAATATTTCTTCCGTCATCGGCCAAATGGGTAATGCCGGTCAGGCCAATTATGCCGCCAGTAAAGCGGGTATTATTGGACTTACAAAATCGCTGGCACGAGAATTTGGTTCGCGCGGCGTGCGCGTCAATGCCGTTGCACCCGGATTTGTACGCACGGCTATGACCGATGCGTTAAGCGAAGAAATGAAGGAAAAAGCTTTAGAAGCGGTTGTATTAAAAAGATTTGCAGAACCGCAGGATATCGCCAAAGCAGTAATGTTTTTGGCCAGCCAAGACGCTGCCTATATTACCGGACAGGTGTTGGCCGTCAACGGCGGACTGTATATTTAA
- a CDS encoding DUF177 domain-containing protein produces MVENTFYQNYEVPEDLRFRTQDILRNGGLNCSAKLEPKYFENIFTPPNRITQVHVNLEFWPTGKEITVRGHVWGKRTVRCDRCLKETQQDFDETFLETASAKAEIIDIMLFVRQTLALTEDIQFLCSPDCKGLCAQCGKNLNDGPCECKPEILSPFAALKGKFK; encoded by the coding sequence ATGGTAGAAAATACGTTTTATCAGAATTATGAGGTGCCGGAAGATTTGCGTTTTCGTACGCAAGATATTTTGCGTAATGGGGGGCTAAATTGTTCGGCCAAATTAGAGCCCAAATATTTTGAAAATATTTTTACGCCGCCCAACCGGATTACGCAGGTGCATGTGAATTTGGAATTTTGGCCCACCGGCAAAGAAATCACGGTGCGTGGCCATGTGTGGGGCAAGCGAACCGTCCGATGTGACCGCTGTTTGAAAGAGACGCAACAAGATTTTGACGAAACTTTTTTAGAGACCGCTAGCGCGAAAGCCGAAATAATTGATATAATGTTATTTGTGCGGCAAACACTTGCTTTGACCGAGGATATTCAGTTTTTGTGTAGTCCCGACTGTAAGGGATTATGCGCTCAGTGTGGAAAAAACCTGAATGATGGTCCGTGTGAGTGTAAGCCGGAAATCCTTTCGCCGTTTGCGGCATTAAAAGGAAAATTTAAATAA
- the lon gene encoding endopeptidase La — translation MQENTNILSLPTVVPAVAIRDVVMFPGMNLPLSVDRPKSVVAIELALETPNKYVLALSQKSAEVDEPKAEDIYHFGVLSEITQSLKMPDGSVKVFLQGLVRAKVEKLELHPVTRTWFATVEYIEEKEDNSPVVQALMRKVLDEFDHYARVSHRIAVEGVSFLRQIEDPSKLADTIASNMMVKAEQRQQILETANVRERLEKILKLITSEVEILGLEEKIHSKVRAQIEKNQKEYYLNEQMKAIQKELSQKDDFQKELDGIRAKIKKNGLPPTAKEAAEKEVDRLQKMQPFSPEATVARTYLDWLVNMPWNQTTQDVLDIAQAKKVLDDDHFGLDKPKERILEYIAVSKLTEGLRGPVLCFVGPPGVGKTSLAKSIARAIGRKFVRMSLGGVRDESEIRGHRRTYIGSMPGRIIQGISKAKSSNPVFLLDEIDKMGSDWRGDPAAALLELLDPEQNKDFVDHFLDVPYDVSKVLFITTANSLGSIPGTLRDRLEIIDFSGYTEYEKHEIADRYLIPKQMKLHGLKPEALHISHDAVALVMREYVREAGVRNLEREIGTLCRKAAKQYVENGNKKITITAKNLHEYLGVPKYANFATEENGIGIATGLAWTSVGGETLSIETTKIPGKGQLILTGMLGNVMKESVRAALTYARSRGFGKKVNFDRTDFHFHFPEGAVPKDGPSAGITITSALVSLLSGLPVKKRLAMTGEVTITGRVLPVGGIKEKFLAAYREGVKTILFPHTNEKDVSELPEKVRKELTLIPVKHMDEVLPLALEGYKGAKASASTVKPSPKKSSADKEKIAKKAKKIAAKKPVKKVSKKVAVKKVTIKKPAKKVAKKK, via the coding sequence ATGCAAGAAAATACCAATATTCTTTCTTTACCTACCGTAGTGCCGGCCGTAGCCATACGCGATGTAGTCATGTTTCCCGGTATGAATTTGCCGTTGTCGGTAGATCGACCTAAATCTGTGGTAGCCATTGAGCTGGCTTTGGAAACTCCCAACAAATATGTACTGGCTTTATCACAAAAATCAGCGGAAGTGGATGAGCCGAAAGCGGAAGATATTTATCATTTCGGGGTGTTGAGTGAAATTACCCAATCGCTCAAGATGCCGGATGGTTCCGTAAAAGTATTTTTGCAAGGATTGGTGCGGGCCAAAGTGGAAAAGCTGGAATTGCATCCGGTTACTCGCACTTGGTTTGCCACCGTTGAGTATATTGAGGAAAAAGAAGATAATAGCCCGGTCGTGCAGGCACTCATGCGCAAGGTGCTCGATGAATTTGATCATTATGCGCGCGTTTCTCATCGGATTGCGGTGGAAGGAGTCTCCTTTTTACGTCAGATTGAAGATCCTTCCAAACTGGCCGATACCATCGCTTCCAATATGATGGTCAAAGCCGAACAGCGACAGCAAATTTTGGAAACGGCCAACGTAAGAGAACGTTTGGAAAAAATTTTAAAGCTGATTACCAGTGAAGTGGAGATTTTGGGACTGGAGGAAAAAATCCACTCCAAAGTCCGCGCTCAAATTGAGAAGAATCAAAAGGAGTATTATCTCAATGAGCAAATGAAAGCCATTCAAAAAGAACTCAGCCAAAAGGATGATTTTCAGAAAGAATTAGATGGTATTCGAGCTAAAATTAAGAAAAATGGTCTGCCGCCTACGGCTAAGGAAGCGGCTGAAAAAGAAGTGGACCGTCTGCAAAAAATGCAACCTTTTTCACCGGAAGCCACGGTGGCGCGTACGTATCTAGATTGGTTAGTTAATATGCCTTGGAATCAGACGACCCAAGATGTATTGGATATTGCCCAAGCCAAAAAAGTATTGGATGATGACCATTTTGGTTTGGATAAACCCAAAGAGCGTATTTTGGAGTATATCGCGGTGAGTAAATTGACCGAGGGCCTGCGCGGACCGGTATTGTGTTTTGTGGGGCCTCCGGGAGTGGGGAAGACGTCTTTGGCCAAATCTATTGCAAGAGCTATCGGACGAAAGTTTGTGCGAATGTCGCTAGGTGGCGTGCGGGATGAAAGTGAAATCCGCGGGCACCGCCGTACGTATATAGGCTCTATGCCGGGACGGATCATTCAGGGGATTAGCAAGGCAAAGAGTTCTAATCCGGTCTTTTTACTTGATGAAATTGATAAGATGGGCTCTGATTGGCGCGGTGATCCGGCGGCAGCTTTACTGGAACTATTAGATCCGGAGCAGAATAAAGATTTTGTGGACCATTTTTTGGATGTGCCGTACGATGTTTCTAAAGTTTTGTTTATTACGACGGCCAATTCCTTGGGGTCCATTCCGGGCACGTTGCGCGACCGCTTGGAAATTATTGATTTTTCCGGTTACACGGAATATGAAAAACATGAAATAGCGGACCGTTATTTAATCCCTAAACAAATGAAATTGCATGGATTAAAACCCGAAGCATTGCACATTTCTCATGATGCTGTTGCGCTGGTCATGCGTGAGTACGTGCGGGAAGCCGGGGTGCGTAATTTGGAGCGGGAAATCGGCACTTTGTGTCGTAAAGCGGCCAAACAATATGTAGAAAACGGCAATAAAAAGATTACGATTACGGCCAAAAATCTGCATGAATATCTGGGCGTTCCTAAGTATGCCAATTTTGCCACCGAAGAAAACGGAATAGGTATTGCCACCGGCCTTGCGTGGACGAGTGTGGGTGGGGAAACCTTATCTATTGAAACCACTAAAATCCCGGGCAAAGGCCAGCTTATTTTGACAGGGATGCTGGGAAATGTGATGAAAGAATCGGTTCGGGCGGCACTGACGTATGCACGTAGCCGCGGTTTTGGCAAGAAAGTAAATTTTGATCGTACCGACTTTCATTTCCACTTCCCCGAAGGAGCTGTACCCAAAGACGGCCCTTCAGCCGGTATTACCATTACGTCTGCGCTAGTTAGTTTGCTTTCCGGCTTGCCGGTAAAAAAACGGCTTGCTATGACGGGTGAAGTGACCATTACCGGCCGCGTATTGCCGGTGGGCGGCATTAAAGAGAAATTTTTGGCGGCTTATCGGGAAGGCGTGAAAACAATTCTCTTTCCGCATACCAATGAAAAGGATGTGTCGGAACTACCCGAAAAAGTACGCAAGGAATTAACTTTAATTCCGGTCAAGCATATGGATGAAGTGTTACCGTTGGCATTAGAAGGATATAAAGGTGCAAAGGCATCCGCATCCACAGTTAAACCGTCGCCAAAGAAATCTTCTGCCGACAAAGAGAAGATTGCTAAAAAGGCAAAAAAAATCGCTGCTAAGAAACCGGTTAAAAAAGTGAGCAAAAAGGTAGCTGTTAAAAAAGTAACCATTAAAAAACCGGCCAAAAAAGTAGCCAAAAAGAAATAA
- the plsX gene encoding phosphate acyltransferase PlsX — protein MKIALDALGGDFGAKPNVLGALAAAKVLDAEVILVGDETVLRQEFANLGYSALPKKLSIVHAPNVIDMGAEPAKEVRTKKDASIVVCAELVHTGRADAFVSAGHSGAAMVAALFGMGRIKGVLRPAIASPMPTYKGVSLLLDAGANADCKPVHLLQFAVMGSAYMQKVFDVETPKVGILSIGEEETKGNMLVKHTVPHMREIGVNFVGTVEGRDVNTGETDVIVCDGFVGNIVLKTAEGLARTMINMIKREIKKRPLAMCGALLSKAAFKAVKDHTNPDQYGGAPLVGVNGVAIIAHGKSNDIAILNALKTAEKLVKKNFIADVAARMAALKDTFSRIEEEGGHHG, from the coding sequence ATTAAGATAGCCCTCGATGCACTCGGCGGGGATTTCGGAGCCAAGCCCAATGTATTAGGCGCCTTAGCGGCGGCTAAAGTGTTGGACGCCGAAGTTATTTTGGTCGGTGACGAAACCGTCCTGCGTCAGGAATTTGCTAATTTAGGATATTCGGCTTTGCCGAAAAAGCTTTCTATCGTGCACGCCCCCAACGTGATTGATATGGGGGCGGAGCCCGCCAAAGAAGTTCGTACCAAAAAAGATGCCAGTATTGTAGTATGCGCTGAACTGGTGCATACGGGTAGAGCGGATGCTTTTGTGTCGGCCGGCCATAGCGGAGCTGCCATGGTGGCTGCGCTGTTTGGCATGGGACGTATTAAAGGTGTGCTTCGTCCGGCCATTGCCAGCCCGATGCCTACCTATAAGGGTGTCAGTCTGCTTCTAGATGCAGGAGCCAATGCAGATTGTAAGCCGGTACATCTCTTGCAATTTGCAGTGATGGGTTCTGCCTACATGCAAAAAGTATTTGACGTGGAGACCCCTAAAGTGGGTATTTTGTCTATTGGAGAAGAAGAAACCAAAGGCAATATGCTGGTTAAGCATACCGTACCGCATATGCGGGAAATTGGGGTGAATTTTGTAGGAACGGTGGAAGGAAGAGATGTAAATACAGGCGAAACCGATGTGATTGTGTGTGATGGTTTCGTCGGAAATATTGTATTAAAGACGGCTGAAGGGTTAGCACGTACCATGATTAACATGATTAAGCGGGAAATCAAAAAACGCCCGCTCGCTATGTGTGGTGCTTTGCTTTCCAAAGCGGCCTTCAAAGCAGTAAAAGATCACACAAACCCGGATCAATACGGCGGAGCTCCGCTGGTAGGGGTGAACGGGGTGGCCATTATTGCTCATGGTAAATCCAATGATATAGCTATTTTAAATGCTTTGAAAACAGCTGAAAAATTGGTAAAAAAGAATTTTATAGCCGATGTGGCGGCCCGAATGGCTGCGCTCAAAGATACGTTTTCCCGTATTGAAGAGGAAGGGGGACATCATGGCTGA
- a CDS encoding acyl carrier protein: MSVENVQERVKNIIVEQLGVEADQVKPEAQFVNDLGADSLDTVELIMALEEEFDIEIPDDKAEKIKTVGEAVSYIEANAKK; this comes from the coding sequence ATGTCTGTAGAAAACGTACAAGAAAGAGTGAAAAATATCATCGTGGAACAATTGGGAGTAGAAGCCGATCAAGTAAAACCGGAAGCCCAATTTGTCAACGATTTAGGTGCTGATTCTTTGGATACCGTGGAACTGATCATGGCTTTGGAAGAAGAATTTGACATCGAAATTCCGGATGACAAAGCTGAAAAAATTAAAACCGTGGGCGAAGCGGTCAGCTACATTGAAGCAAACGCCAAAAAATAA
- the rpmF gene encoding 50S ribosomal protein L32, with product MPNPKKKHTRSRRDLRRSHNSVIEVAQLVECPNCKAMRLPHNVCPSCGFYKDRVVVAQKAAQKEEAK from the coding sequence ATGCCTAATCCAAAGAAAAAACATACTCGTTCTCGCAGAGATTTGAGAAGATCTCATAACTCCGTGATTGAAGTGGCCCAATTAGTGGAATGCCCCAACTGCAAAGCCATGCGCCTTCCGCATAATGTGTGTCCTTCTTGCGGGTTTTATAAGGACCGCGTAGTAGTCGCTCAAAAAGCGGCTCAAAAAGAAGAAGCCAAATAA
- the rpsB gene encoding 30S ribosomal protein S2, with protein sequence MSNVSMKSMLEAGVHFGHQTSRWNPKMSRYIFGERNGVHILDLQKTAKELKKACAFVKEEAKKGSKFLFVGTKKQAQEAIQAEAARCGAYCIHEKWLGGTLTNFQTVKKSIERMNELEKWEASGVFKAISKKEASRLTKELNRLQKLLGGIRDMKVLPDVVFVIDPVDTAGAVRESHVLGIPVVAVCDTNSDPDLIDVPVPGNDDAARSIKLFCAAVADSVLEGRAEVEAANKPADAAATEEGEAAPVNPAMANAFESAMLASEKAEQKTEAAKVEPVAEVVVEEKVEVVETQEAPKAEEVKEEVAAEEKPAKKAAAKKTTAKKTTTAKKTTTAKKTTAKKPPLKKRPKKQ encoded by the coding sequence ATGAGTAATGTATCCATGAAGTCTATGTTGGAAGCGGGCGTCCATTTCGGACATCAAACCTCCCGCTGGAACCCCAAAATGAGCCGCTATATTTTCGGTGAACGCAACGGGGTGCATATCTTAGATCTGCAAAAAACCGCCAAAGAATTGAAAAAAGCCTGTGCTTTTGTAAAAGAAGAAGCCAAAAAAGGTTCTAAATTTTTATTTGTCGGCACCAAGAAACAAGCCCAAGAAGCTATTCAAGCCGAAGCAGCCCGATGTGGTGCTTATTGCATTCATGAAAAATGGTTGGGCGGTACGTTAACCAACTTCCAAACCGTTAAAAAATCTATTGAACGCATGAACGAACTGGAAAAATGGGAAGCCTCCGGTGTATTTAAAGCTATCTCCAAAAAAGAAGCCAGCCGCTTGACTAAAGAATTAAACCGCTTGCAAAAATTATTAGGTGGAATCCGCGACATGAAAGTATTACCGGATGTAGTATTTGTGATTGATCCGGTTGATACCGCTGGTGCTGTGCGCGAAAGCCACGTATTAGGCATTCCTGTGGTAGCGGTCTGCGATACCAATTCCGATCCGGATTTGATTGATGTGCCCGTACCGGGTAACGATGATGCCGCCCGCTCTATCAAATTATTCTGCGCGGCTGTTGCTGATTCTGTGTTAGAAGGACGTGCTGAAGTAGAAGCCGCCAACAAACCGGCTGATGCTGCTGCTACCGAAGAAGGTGAAGCCGCTCCTGTCAACCCGGCCATGGCCAATGCTTTTGAAAGTGCAATGCTCGCCAGCGAAAAAGCTGAACAAAAAACCGAAGCTGCCAAAGTTGAACCGGTAGCCGAAGTAGTAGTGGAAGAAAAAGTAGAAGTCGTAGAAACCCAAGAAGCTCCGAAGGCAGAAGAAGTGAAAGAAGAAGTTGCTGCCGAAGAAAAACCGGCCAAAAAAGCAGCTGCCAAAAAGACAACTGCCAAGAAAACAACTACTGCCAAAAAAACGACCACTGCTAAAAAAACCACTGCCAAAAAACCACCGCTAAAAAAGCGACCAAAGAAGCAGTAG
- the frr gene encoding ribosome recycling factor gives MEGINEFISKGKAEMAEHVAKLQKDLATIRTGRASAQLLENIRVDYYGTPTPIKQMALINVLDAKTLEIQPWDISSLNEIDKALQKADLGASPVNDGKVIRITLPSMTEDRRKLLAKNISKMSEDFKVAVRNTRRDILEKVKKAQKAGEVTEDDLKRYEADVQKSTDANIAQIDKLVAEKEAEIMKV, from the coding sequence ATGGAAGGAATTAACGAATTTATTAGCAAAGGCAAGGCCGAAATGGCCGAACACGTGGCCAAACTGCAAAAAGATTTAGCCACTATCCGCACCGGCCGCGCCAGTGCGCAACTGTTGGAAAATATCCGTGTAGACTATTACGGTACCCCCACCCCAATTAAGCAAATGGCTTTGATCAATGTGCTAGATGCCAAAACCTTGGAAATACAACCGTGGGATATTTCTTCGTTAAACGAAATTGACAAAGCGTTACAAAAAGCCGATTTGGGAGCCAGCCCGGTAAACGATGGTAAAGTCATCCGCATTACGTTGCCTTCTATGACGGAAGACCGCCGCAAATTGCTGGCCAAAAACATTTCTAAAATGAGCGAAGATTTCAAAGTGGCCGTACGCAATACGCGCCGCGATATTTTGGAAAAAGTGAAAAAAGCACAAAAAGCCGGCGAAGTAACGGAAGATGATTTGAAACGTTATGAGGCCGATGTGCAAAAATCCACCGATGCCAACATTGCCCAAATTGACAAATTGGTAGCCGAAAAAGAAGCCGAAATTATGAAGGTTTGA
- the rnc gene encoding ribonuclease III, producing the protein MPTELEQIIGYSFKDTAILKEALTHKSFAGEHRAITHNERLEFLGDSILGAIVANYIYGKCPHSEEGVLSKIKSNLVSRHNLYLWAKELDLGRFMRLGHGELATGGRQRDSILSNAMEAVLGAVYLDGGYEAAEQVVLPWVRTQTLNQDGGDFKSMLQEYVQKHSREVPTYEIVQTVGPEHDKTFTVEVSLNGKRLGIGKGHNKKSAEQAAAQNAYQHLKK; encoded by the coding sequence GTGCCTACTGAGTTAGAACAAATCATTGGTTATAGCTTCAAAGATACGGCGATTTTAAAGGAAGCACTCACTCATAAGTCTTTTGCGGGAGAACACCGCGCCATTACTCATAATGAGCGATTGGAGTTCTTGGGCGATAGTATATTGGGAGCCATTGTGGCTAACTATATCTATGGCAAATGTCCGCACAGCGAAGAGGGAGTGCTTTCTAAAATCAAGTCCAATCTGGTTTCCAGACATAACTTGTATCTTTGGGCTAAAGAGCTGGATCTGGGCCGATTTATGCGTTTGGGGCATGGAGAACTTGCCACCGGAGGCCGCCAGCGCGATAGTATTTTGTCTAACGCCATGGAAGCTGTGTTGGGAGCGGTGTATTTAGATGGTGGATACGAAGCCGCCGAGCAAGTAGTATTACCTTGGGTACGTACCCAAACATTAAATCAGGACGGTGGTGATTTCAAGAGTATGTTGCAGGAATATGTTCAAAAACATTCTCGTGAAGTGCCTACCTATGAAATTGTGCAGACCGTCGGGCCGGAACATGATAAAACGTTTACGGTGGAAGTTTCCTTAAACGGAAAACGATTGGGGATTGGCAAAGGACATAATAAAAAATCAGCCGAACAAGCTGCTGCGCAAAATGCATATCAACATTTGAAGAAATAG
- the tsf gene encoding translation elongation factor Ts, translating to MSLAENIKILREKTGAGLMACKKALEENNNDMEQAIVYLRKKGLADLAKRADRATKEGRVSVKTDGKHFAMAYLGCETDFVAKTPDFIGLADAIADYVLQHPEVTDYTADETIKAMIVEKAPKFGENTTFKGAYNWTAANGNVIASYVHSDNKKASLLELAANGADTTKAAEIARGLAMHTVGMQSMWVEAKDIPEADKEKELDIYRTQAKNEGKSDEMIAKMLPGKLKKFAKETCLLEQPTIKDNKKTVADYLAEESKTLGGELKVVRFVRF from the coding sequence ATGTCTTTAGCTGAAAATATCAAAATTTTACGTGAAAAAACAGGCGCAGGCTTAATGGCTTGCAAAAAAGCCTTAGAAGAAAACAATAATGACATGGAACAAGCCATTGTCTATTTGCGCAAAAAAGGATTGGCCGATTTAGCCAAACGCGCCGACCGCGCGACCAAGGAAGGCCGTGTATCCGTTAAAACCGACGGCAAACATTTTGCCATGGCTTATTTAGGCTGCGAAACAGATTTCGTGGCAAAAACGCCGGATTTCATTGGTTTAGCCGATGCCATTGCCGATTATGTATTGCAACATCCGGAAGTAACTGATTATACCGCTGACGAAACCATCAAAGCCATGATTGTGGAAAAAGCTCCGAAATTCGGTGAAAACACCACTTTCAAAGGTGCCTATAACTGGACGGCCGCCAATGGTAACGTCATTGCTTCTTATGTGCACTCCGATAACAAAAAAGCCTCTTTATTGGAATTAGCCGCTAACGGTGCAGATACAACCAAAGCCGCTGAAATTGCCCGCGGACTGGCGATGCACACCGTCGGTATGCAAAGCATGTGGGTAGAAGCCAAAGATATTCCGGAAGCTGATAAAGAAAAAGAATTGGATATCTATCGCACCCAAGCCAAAAACGAAGGCAAATCTGATGAAATGATTGCCAAAATGTTACCGGGCAAACTCAAAAAGTTCGCCAAAGAAACCTGCCTGTTAGAACAACCGACCATTAAAGACAACAAAAAAACCGTTGCCGATTACTTGGCCGAAGAGTCTAAGACCTTAGGCGGAGAATTAAAAGTGGTACGTTTTGTACGCTTCTAA